CTCGCTGGTGAGCGGCCAGGTGCACTACTCGGGCATCCTCTACGAGAACGGCACCTTCGTGGACGACTGCCTGGTGTACTATCGCAGCAACGACCACGTGATGATGGTCGTGAACGCGTCGAACAAGGACAAGGACTTCGCCCACATCAGCAAGTACGTGGGCAAGTTCAACTGCAAGCTCGAGGACATCAGCGACTCGGTGGCACTGCTCGCGCTGCAGGGGCCGAAGGCGGAGGAGATCCTCGCGAAGTTGACCGACGCGGACCTCGGCGCCATCAAGTACTACCACTTCACCGACGGCAAGGTCGCCGGCGTGGGGCCGATGATCATCTCGCGCACCGGCTACACGGGCGAGGACGGCTTCGAGCTGTACCACGACGTGAAGGATGCCCAGAAGATCTGGGACGCCATCATGGCCACCGGCAAGGTGCAGGCGGTCGGGCTCGGCTGCCGCGACTCGCTGCGGCTCGAGATGGGGATGGCGCTGTACGGCAACGACATCGATGACACGGTGACGCCGCTCGAGGCCAATCTCGGCTGGCTCGTGAAGCTCAAGAAGGGCGACTTTGTAGGGAAGGCGGCGCTCGAGGCGCAGAAGGCGGCCGGCGTGCCGCGCAAGCTCGTGGGCTTCACCATCGCCGACAAGGCGTTCCCGCGGCACGGGTACCCGGTCTTCGTGAACGGCCAGCCGAGTGGCACGGTGTGCAGCGGCACGATGAGCCCGTCACTCGGGCTGCCCATC
This Gemmatimonadaceae bacterium DNA region includes the following protein-coding sequences:
- the gcvT gene encoding glycine cleavage system aminomethyltransferase GcvT → SLVSGQVHYSGILYENGTFVDDCLVYYRSNDHVMMVVNASNKDKDFAHISKYVGKFNCKLEDISDSVALLALQGPKAEEILAKLTDADLGAIKYYHFTDGKVAGVGPMIISRTGYTGEDGFELYHDVKDAQKIWDAIMATGKVQAVGLGCRDSLRLEMGMALYGNDIDDTVTPLEANLGWLVKLKKGDFVGKAALEAQKAAGVPRKLVGFTIADKAFPRHGYPVFVNGQPSGTVCSGTMSPSLGLPIGTCYVPTAHAAVGNQVEIEQRGKRVTATITEMPFWKHGSHK